A single Brachybacterium sillae DNA region contains:
- the steA gene encoding putative cytokinetic ring protein SteA yields the protein MSTVSGTARLGKRTKDLTKRLVAGDIAVIDHEDIDRVAAEALVERRPVAVLNAARSTSGRYPNAGPRILVEAGIVLVDDLGPGLFDHLTDGDSISVTGSTVRVDGAALSLDGSRRSLAAVERAEAEARAGLSRQLELFAQNTMEYMLREKDLLLDGVGAPEIRTVLRDRPVLIVVRGYHYKEDLATLRPFLRENRPVVIGVDGGADAVLDAGWRPDLIIGDMDSVSDRALASGAELVVHAYRDGRAPGMDRLRELGLDGDAVLFPASGTSEDVAMLLADEKGASVIVAVGTHGTLEEFLDKGRAGMSSTFLTRLRVGSKLVDAKGVSRLYRQRISTLQLVVLAVAGLLALTAALWATPGGQAMGQIAGARLDDLLSWFTALFTSGPGPTG from the coding sequence GTGAGCACGGTCAGCGGCACCGCGCGACTGGGGAAGCGCACGAAGGACCTCACCAAGCGGCTCGTCGCCGGGGACATCGCCGTCATCGACCATGAGGACATCGACCGGGTCGCCGCCGAAGCCCTGGTGGAGAGACGCCCCGTCGCAGTGCTGAACGCCGCCCGCTCCACCTCCGGGCGCTACCCGAACGCCGGGCCGCGGATCCTCGTCGAGGCCGGGATCGTCCTGGTCGACGACCTGGGACCAGGGCTGTTCGACCACCTCACCGATGGCGACAGCATCAGCGTCACCGGCAGCACCGTCCGGGTCGACGGCGCCGCGCTGAGCCTGGACGGTTCCCGACGCTCCCTCGCCGCCGTGGAACGGGCCGAGGCGGAGGCCCGCGCGGGCCTGTCCCGGCAGCTGGAGCTGTTCGCGCAGAACACGATGGAGTACATGCTGCGGGAGAAGGACCTGCTGCTCGACGGCGTCGGCGCACCCGAGATCCGCACCGTCCTGCGGGACCGCCCCGTCCTGATCGTCGTACGCGGCTACCACTACAAAGAGGACCTCGCCACCCTGCGGCCGTTCCTGCGGGAGAACCGGCCGGTGGTCATCGGGGTCGACGGCGGCGCCGACGCGGTGCTCGACGCCGGATGGCGACCCGACCTCATCATCGGGGACATGGACTCCGTCTCCGATCGCGCTCTCGCCAGCGGCGCGGAGCTGGTGGTCCACGCCTACCGCGACGGCCGCGCCCCCGGCATGGACCGGCTGCGGGAGCTCGGCCTCGACGGCGATGCCGTGCTGTTCCCCGCCTCCGGCACCAGTGAGGACGTGGCGATGCTCCTGGCCGATGAGAAGGGCGCCAGTGTGATCGTCGCCGTCGGCACCCACGGCACCCTCGAGGAGTTCCTCGACAAGGGCCGCGCCGGCATGAGCTCCACCTTCCTCACCCGTCTGCGGGTCGGCTCGAAACTGGTCGACGCCAAGGGCGTCTCCCGCCTGTACCGGCAGCGGATCTCCACGCTCCAACTCGTCGTCCTCGCCGTCGCCGGTCTGCTGGCGCTCACCGCCGCCCTCTGGGCGACCCCCGGCGGGCAGGCGATGGGGCAGATCGCCGGTGCCCGCCTCGACGACCTGCTCTCCTGGTTCACGGCCCTGTTCACCAGCGGGCCGGGCCCCACCGGTTAG
- a CDS encoding glycosyltransferase has protein sequence MTAGRPGTRRPGIRAPGGGEPATVLLVRGRAAGGLAAHVDHEARMLHDEGVTVRHSDAEIGERPRPRADTAAVRTLHRESRRPGTLVVHAHGLRAGALAALALLARRSPRLVVTLHNRVEGGSVPQLIGTALLRLICRRADTVLAVSPDLARAARRAGARDVRDAVIPAPPHTPAPPATDPPRAPHADPAWSPDQAAGLRVLVIARLAPQKDFDTLADALGILRARGVAVQVAVAGEGPERAHLEQRRDREDLPLRLLGHRADVPELLQQAQLVVSSARWEGQPVALQQALRAGRAVVATDAGGTRWVTGDAAPLVPVEDAAALADAIEEMTAPDLRTAAEERSRARAARLPGETQLRAQLQDVLGRASADTHGTRARRW, from the coding sequence ATGACCGCGGGCCGGCCCGGGACCCGGCGGCCCGGGATCCGGGCGCCCGGGGGTGGGGAGCCTGCGACGGTGCTCCTGGTGCGCGGACGCGCCGCCGGGGGGCTCGCCGCGCACGTCGACCACGAGGCGCGGATGCTGCATGACGAGGGCGTCACGGTGCGCCACTCCGACGCCGAGATCGGGGAGAGGCCACGGCCGCGTGCCGACACCGCCGCTGTGCGGACCCTGCACCGGGAGTCCCGCCGACCCGGCACGCTTGTGGTCCACGCTCACGGGTTGCGGGCCGGAGCCCTGGCCGCGCTCGCCCTCCTGGCCCGTCGCAGCCCGCGCCTGGTGGTGACCCTGCACAACCGGGTCGAGGGCGGCAGCGTTCCGCAACTGATCGGCACGGCGCTGCTGCGCCTGATCTGCCGACGGGCCGACACCGTCCTCGCGGTCTCCCCGGACCTCGCCCGGGCGGCCCGCCGCGCCGGGGCCCGCGACGTGCGCGATGCCGTCATCCCCGCTCCGCCGCACACCCCTGCACCCCCCGCGACGGACCCACCCCGGGCCCCGCACGCCGATCCCGCGTGGTCCCCGGATCAGGCCGCGGGCCTCCGGGTGCTGGTGATCGCCCGCCTCGCCCCCCAGAAGGACTTCGACACCCTCGCCGACGCCCTGGGGATCCTCCGTGCCCGCGGTGTCGCCGTGCAGGTGGCCGTCGCCGGAGAGGGACCCGAGCGCGCCCACCTGGAGCAGCGCCGGGACCGCGAGGACCTGCCACTGCGTCTGCTCGGGCATCGCGCTGACGTGCCCGAGCTGCTGCAGCAGGCTCAGCTGGTCGTCTCCTCCGCCCGTTGGGAGGGCCAGCCCGTCGCCCTGCAACAGGCACTCCGGGCGGGCCGGGCCGTGGTCGCGACCGACGCCGGCGGCACCCGCTGGGTCACGGGTGACGCCGCGCCGCTGGTGCCCGTGGAGGATGCCGCAGCGCTCGCCGACGCGATCGAGGAGATGACCGCCCCGGACCTCCGTACCGCCGCGGAGGAACGGTCCCGAGCCCGCGCCGCCCGGCTTCCCGGGGAGACGCAGCTGCGCGCGCAGCTGCAGGACGTGCTCGGGCGTGCCTCCGCGGACACCCACGGGACGCGCGCCCGCCGGTGGTAA
- the thiE gene encoding thiamine phosphate synthase, producing MTRRPVNLSLYLVTDTGLCGPRGVPATVQAAVAGGVTVVQLRDPGATDAHFVALGVAVREVLAGTGVPLIIDDRVHLVQDIGADGVHVGQRDMPPAQARQLLGPDAIVGLSVSTIEQVRTARGLGDGVLDYLGVGPVWPTATKPDHGTPIGPGGVAAVAAASPWPVVAIGGITTKRTGMLRHSGAAGVAVVSTVCAAEEPAVAAASLRAAWDGQP from the coding sequence GTGACCCGCCGACCGGTGAACCTCAGCCTCTACCTGGTCACCGACACCGGTTTGTGCGGCCCACGGGGGGTGCCCGCGACCGTGCAGGCTGCGGTCGCGGGCGGAGTCACCGTGGTGCAGTTGCGTGACCCGGGCGCCACCGACGCCCACTTCGTCGCCCTCGGCGTGGCGGTCCGCGAGGTGCTGGCGGGGACCGGGGTGCCGCTGATTATCGATGACCGGGTCCACCTCGTTCAGGACATCGGCGCCGACGGCGTCCACGTCGGTCAGCGCGACATGCCGCCTGCTCAGGCCCGGCAGTTGCTCGGGCCGGACGCCATAGTCGGGCTGTCGGTCAGCACGATCGAGCAGGTTCGCACAGCACGCGGGCTCGGTGACGGCGTCTTGGACTACCTCGGCGTTGGACCGGTGTGGCCGACGGCGACCAAGCCTGACCACGGCACTCCGATCGGCCCGGGCGGGGTGGCTGCGGTGGCCGCCGCGAGCCCGTGGCCGGTCGTCGCCATCGGCGGCATCACCACGAAACGCACCGGCATGCTGCGCCACAGCGGCGCCGCCGGCGTGGCGGTCGTCTCGACGGTGTGCGCCGCGGAGGAACCAGCCGTGGCGGCCGCGAGCCTGCGGGCCGCGTGGGACGGGCAACCGTGA
- a CDS encoding copper transporter yields the protein MIDFRYHLVSLISVFLALAVGIVLGAGPLRENLGDQLVGQVEQLRTERDQMRAANDDLTARTEDLAAYATASGPRLVAGTLPERRVAVVTDHDSTRASVESVSTLLQDAGAEVSLRVDLQPLLWSPEDADARTSLLTQLRQETPGAVADGPTDAEALSATIGRLLTADTEQIDTEERRRAWQLLQEGGAVRVDGDSGDPAQAVLWTAADPSAFEIAADDDATAADRTRRVLSAQTALALALVESPTPSVLAATTPGGADTTGMIRAVRQDSRFSRLTTTDSLQEGYGPVIAVLALAQADTGTPGDFGVGASAESMLPGSAPAPSDGGGE from the coding sequence GTGATCGATTTCCGCTACCACCTCGTCTCCCTCATCTCGGTGTTCCTGGCGCTCGCCGTCGGCATCGTGCTGGGGGCCGGCCCGCTGCGCGAGAACCTCGGTGACCAGCTCGTCGGCCAGGTCGAGCAGCTGCGCACCGAGCGGGACCAGATGCGCGCCGCGAACGATGACCTGACCGCCCGCACCGAGGACCTCGCTGCCTACGCCACCGCCTCCGGTCCACGGCTGGTCGCCGGAACCCTCCCCGAGCGTCGTGTCGCCGTGGTCACCGATCACGACTCCACCCGCGCCAGCGTCGAGTCCGTCAGCACGCTCCTGCAGGATGCCGGGGCCGAGGTGTCTCTCCGCGTCGACCTGCAACCCCTGCTGTGGTCCCCCGAGGATGCGGATGCCCGGACCTCGCTGCTGACGCAACTGCGGCAGGAGACGCCCGGTGCTGTCGCCGACGGCCCCACCGACGCGGAGGCGCTCAGCGCGACCATCGGCCGCCTGCTGACCGCCGACACCGAACAGATCGACACCGAGGAACGCCGGCGCGCCTGGCAGCTGCTGCAGGAGGGTGGGGCAGTCCGGGTCGACGGCGACTCCGGCGACCCCGCCCAGGCCGTGCTGTGGACCGCGGCCGACCCCTCGGCCTTCGAGATCGCCGCGGACGACGATGCGACCGCCGCCGATCGCACCCGCCGCGTGCTGTCCGCGCAGACGGCCCTCGCACTCGCCCTGGTGGAGTCGCCGACGCCGTCGGTTCTCGCGGCGACCACCCCGGGCGGTGCCGACACCACCGGGATGATCCGCGCCGTCCGACAGGACTCCCGCTTCTCCCGCCTGACCACCACCGACTCCCTGCAGGAGGGGTACGGCCCGGTCATCGCGGTGCTGGCACTGGCCCAGGCCGACACCGGAACCCCCGGTGACTTCGGCGTCGGCGCCTCCGCGGAGTCGATGCTGCCCGGCAGTGCCCCCGCGCCGTCCGACGGGGGTGGCGAATGA
- a CDS encoding TenA family protein, giving the protein MTSPHTSMPETIRDHDDTGVFSTVAWHRTARVREAIDALPLLHQLSDATLAEETFRHYLAQDALYLADYGRVLAAAAAQAQASEEMAFWAQAAREVVEVERQLHATHVTDLTAAEPSPTTVAYTSYLLSLATAGNYPVLAAGILPCFWVYDDVGTRLKAAVGDLSTHPYGDWIATYGDPDFTAATDTARDIVDHLADQASPGTLARMHTAFHRATQYEWMFWDAAHRQETWPI; this is encoded by the coding sequence ATGACCAGCCCACACACCTCCATGCCCGAGACGATTCGCGACCACGACGACACTGGCGTGTTCAGCACCGTGGCGTGGCATCGCACGGCCAGGGTCCGCGAGGCGATCGACGCGCTGCCCTTGTTGCACCAGCTGAGCGACGCGACCCTGGCGGAAGAGACGTTCCGGCACTACCTCGCCCAGGACGCGCTCTACCTGGCCGACTACGGCCGGGTCCTGGCCGCGGCCGCCGCTCAGGCCCAGGCGTCGGAGGAAATGGCATTCTGGGCGCAGGCCGCGCGGGAGGTGGTCGAGGTCGAGCGGCAGCTGCACGCCACCCACGTCACCGACCTCACCGCCGCCGAGCCCTCACCGACCACGGTTGCCTACACCTCCTACCTGCTGAGCCTCGCGACAGCGGGAAACTACCCGGTCCTCGCGGCCGGCATCCTGCCGTGCTTCTGGGTCTACGACGACGTCGGCACCCGTTTGAAGGCCGCCGTCGGTGACCTGAGCACGCACCCGTACGGGGACTGGATCGCCACCTACGGCGATCCAGACTTCACCGCCGCCACCGACACCGCCCGGGACATCGTGGACCACCTCGCCGATCAAGCCAGCCCCGGCACACTGGCGCGCATGCACACCGCGTTCCACCGCGCCACCCAGTACGAGTGGATGTTCTGGGACGCCGCCCACCGGCAGGAGACCTGGCCCATCTGA
- a CDS encoding CTP synthase — MFVTGGVVSSLGKGLTASSLGMLLRNRGLRVTMQKLDPYLNVDPGTMNPFQHGEVFVTEDGAETDLDIGHYERFLDENLTRAANVTTGQIYSGVIAKERRGEYLGDTVQVIPHITNAIKESMRAQSGEDVDVVITEIGGTVGDIESQPFLEAARQVRQDVGRDNVFFVHVSLVPFIGPSQELKTKPTQHSVAALRSIGIQPDAIVLRADRQRPASIKQKISSMCDVDLDAVVTCADAPSIYDIPHVLHDEGLDAYAIRRLDLLSHDVDWSRWDALLDRVHAPEYEVTVALVGKYIDLPDAYLSVTEALRAGGFHHRTRVDIRWVASDDCETPGGAAAALKGVDALLVPGGFGVRGVDGKVGALRHAREHGVPTLGICLGMQCMVIEYARTVLGEPRAHSTEFDPTTPAPVIATMAEQQSIVSGEGDLGGTMRLGAYDHDLAEGSLAARVYGTTSVSERHRHRYEVNNAYRERLEEAGLRISGVSADRSLVEFVELDPQVHPYYIATQAHPELKSRPTRPHPLFIGLIGAALDAQKATRLLEVHPTTGSDDDRAA; from the coding sequence ATCTTCGTCACCGGCGGTGTGGTCTCCAGCCTCGGTAAGGGCCTGACCGCCTCCTCCCTCGGCATGCTGCTGCGCAACCGTGGGCTGCGGGTCACGATGCAGAAACTCGACCCGTACCTGAACGTCGACCCCGGCACCATGAACCCGTTCCAGCACGGGGAGGTGTTCGTCACCGAGGATGGTGCCGAGACCGACCTCGACATCGGCCACTACGAGCGTTTCCTCGATGAGAACCTCACCCGCGCCGCCAACGTCACCACCGGTCAGATCTACTCCGGTGTGATCGCGAAGGAACGCCGCGGGGAGTACCTCGGGGACACCGTGCAGGTGATCCCGCACATCACCAACGCCATCAAGGAGTCGATGCGGGCGCAGTCCGGCGAGGACGTCGACGTCGTGATCACCGAGATCGGGGGGACGGTCGGCGACATCGAATCCCAGCCGTTCCTCGAGGCCGCCCGGCAGGTCCGTCAGGACGTCGGCCGCGACAACGTGTTCTTCGTGCATGTCTCCCTGGTCCCGTTCATCGGACCCAGCCAGGAGCTGAAGACCAAGCCGACGCAGCACTCCGTGGCGGCCCTGCGCTCCATCGGCATCCAGCCCGACGCGATCGTGCTGCGCGCCGACCGGCAGCGGCCCGCCTCCATCAAGCAGAAGATCTCCTCGATGTGCGACGTCGACCTCGACGCCGTCGTCACCTGCGCCGATGCCCCCTCGATCTACGACATCCCGCATGTCCTCCATGATGAGGGCCTCGACGCGTACGCGATCCGTCGCCTCGACCTGCTCAGCCACGACGTCGACTGGAGCCGCTGGGACGCCCTCCTCGACCGGGTGCACGCCCCGGAGTACGAGGTCACCGTCGCCCTGGTGGGGAAGTACATCGACCTGCCCGACGCCTACCTCTCCGTGACGGAGGCGCTGCGGGCCGGCGGATTCCACCACCGCACCCGGGTGGACATCCGCTGGGTCGCCTCCGACGACTGCGAGACCCCGGGAGGAGCCGCCGCCGCTCTGAAGGGCGTCGACGCGCTGCTGGTGCCCGGCGGGTTCGGGGTGCGCGGCGTCGACGGGAAAGTCGGAGCGCTGCGCCACGCCCGCGAACACGGGGTGCCGACCCTCGGCATCTGCCTGGGCATGCAGTGCATGGTCATCGAATACGCCCGCACCGTGCTCGGGGAGCCCCGCGCCCACAGCACCGAATTCGACCCGACCACCCCGGCCCCGGTGATCGCCACGATGGCCGAGCAGCAGAGCATCGTCTCCGGCGAGGGCGACCTCGGCGGCACCATGCGCCTGGGTGCCTACGATCACGACCTCGCCGAAGGCAGCCTCGCCGCGCGCGTCTACGGCACCACCAGCGTCTCCGAGCGCCACCGCCACCGGTACGAGGTCAACAACGCCTACCGGGAACGCCTGGAGGAGGCCGGGCTGCGCATTTCCGGGGTCTCCGCCGACCGCAGCCTGGTGGAGTTCGTCGAACTGGATCCGCAGGTCCACCCGTACTACATCGCCACCCAGGCCCATCCCGAGCTGAAGAGCCGCCCGACCCGGCCGCACCCGCTGTTCATCGGTCTCATCGGCGCCGCCCTCGACGCCCAGAAGGCCACCCGCCTGCTGGAGGTCCACCCGACGACCGGGAGTGATGATGACCGAGCTGCGTGA
- a CDS encoding NUDIX domain-containing protein, whose amino-acid sequence MTELRDEISRRPVARHRVLHDGAVFDLVSDTVDFAPGVRFEREYLRHPGAVAVLAVDDQDRVLLIRQYRHPAGGTLWEIPAGLLDIDGEAPHLAAARELREETDHEADHLEVLLDLRPSPGGSDEVIRVYLATGIREVAPGEREDEEAEIEHRWVPLRDAITGVLEGRLTNGTLAAAVLALAARRGSAQGLTPRPADVPLPERPGRED is encoded by the coding sequence ATGACCGAGCTGCGTGACGAGATCTCCCGGCGACCGGTGGCGCGCCACCGGGTGCTCCACGACGGGGCGGTGTTCGATCTCGTCTCCGACACCGTCGATTTCGCGCCGGGGGTCCGGTTCGAGCGGGAGTACCTGCGCCACCCCGGGGCGGTGGCCGTGCTCGCCGTCGACGATCAGGACCGGGTGCTGCTGATCCGCCAGTACCGCCACCCGGCCGGAGGCACCCTGTGGGAGATCCCCGCCGGGCTGCTCGACATCGACGGTGAGGCACCACACCTGGCCGCCGCGAGGGAGCTGCGGGAGGAGACCGACCATGAGGCAGACCACCTCGAGGTCCTGCTCGACCTGCGTCCCAGCCCCGGAGGCTCCGACGAGGTGATCCGCGTGTACCTCGCAACCGGGATCCGCGAGGTCGCCCCTGGGGAGCGCGAGGACGAGGAGGCCGAGATCGAACACCGGTGGGTGCCGCTAAGGGACGCCATCACCGGGGTGCTGGAGGGGCGTCTGACGAACGGCACCTTGGCCGCCGCGGTGCTTGCGCTCGCCGCCCGGCGCGGCAGCGCCCAGGGTCTGACGCCCCGGCCCGCCGACGTTCCGCTGCCGGAGCGCCCCGGACGGGAGGACTAG
- the thiM gene encoding hydroxyethylthiazole kinase — translation MSAPSSVPTVPLDAAAVGEALAAMRGHAPLVQCLTNVVVAQWTANVLLAVGAIPSMVDNPEEAGPFAAVADGVLVNLGTPQEATVAAMHGAVSAAAAAGTPWVLDPVGVGGLAWRSRVVVDLLAHASPALVRGNPSEILAFAGGGSGGRGPESVDAAEDAVDAGRALAREHGTIVAVSGEVDHLTDGTRLVRVANGHRWLTQVTGGGCALGALMAAFAATTDDPLLAATAATATYTVAAEVAAERAAGPGSFAVALLDSLATLNPQELTEKVVLR, via the coding sequence ATGTCGGCACCTTCTTCCGTCCCTACTGTCCCACTCGATGCTGCCGCTGTGGGCGAGGCCTTGGCGGCGATGCGCGGGCATGCCCCGCTGGTGCAGTGCCTGACCAACGTCGTCGTCGCTCAGTGGACAGCGAACGTCCTGCTCGCGGTCGGCGCCATTCCGTCGATGGTGGACAACCCGGAGGAAGCCGGGCCGTTCGCCGCCGTCGCCGACGGGGTCCTGGTCAACCTCGGCACGCCCCAAGAGGCGACGGTGGCTGCGATGCACGGCGCGGTCAGTGCCGCCGCGGCGGCCGGCACCCCGTGGGTGCTCGACCCGGTCGGGGTGGGTGGGCTCGCCTGGCGCAGCCGGGTTGTCGTCGACCTGCTTGCCCACGCCTCCCCGGCACTCGTCCGTGGCAACCCCTCAGAGATTCTCGCTTTCGCCGGTGGGGGCAGCGGTGGGCGGGGTCCGGAGAGCGTCGACGCCGCCGAGGATGCCGTCGACGCCGGCCGGGCGCTGGCCCGGGAGCACGGCACCATCGTCGCGGTCTCCGGGGAGGTCGACCACCTCACCGACGGCACCCGGCTGGTGCGGGTGGCCAACGGCCATCGATGGTTGACCCAGGTCACTGGCGGTGGGTGCGCGCTGGGCGCGCTCATGGCTGCCTTCGCCGCCACCACCGACGACCCGCTCCTGGCCGCCACGGCCGCGACCGCGACGTACACCGTGGCCGCCGAGGTCGCGGCCGAGCGTGCCGCCGGGCCGGGGAGCTTCGCCGTTGCGCTGCTGGACTCTCTCGCCACCCTCAACCCGCAGGAGCTGACCGAGAAGGTGGTGCTCCGGTGA
- the thiD gene encoding bifunctional hydroxymethylpyrimidine kinase/phosphomethylpyrimidine kinase, producing the protein MNPRPPIALTIAGSDPSGGAGIQGDLKTFSALGAYGTAVLTSLTAQSTQGVTGVHVVPADFVRAQLDTLVDDVAVDAAKIGMLASAATIETVLAFLDKRSDAVPVVVLDPVMVSTAGSRLLAEDAVEPMRQLLPYVSLITPNVPEAAVLLDADPAEDLDTMRAQAIALRELGAARVLVKGGHLGGDAHATDLWLDDAGEQLLTGPRVATVNTHGTGCALSSAIAALAPRTGSLLEATRQAKTWLTGTLRAADALHIGHGPGPVHHCHDIWKDENDWKDSDR; encoded by the coding sequence GTGAACCCCCGCCCACCGATCGCGCTGACGATCGCCGGCTCCGATCCCTCCGGCGGGGCCGGTATTCAAGGCGACCTCAAGACCTTCTCCGCACTGGGTGCCTACGGCACCGCGGTGCTCACCTCATTGACCGCCCAGTCCACCCAGGGAGTCACCGGTGTCCACGTCGTCCCCGCGGACTTCGTCCGCGCCCAGCTGGACACCCTCGTAGACGACGTGGCGGTTGACGCCGCCAAGATCGGGATGCTCGCCTCCGCGGCCACCATCGAGACCGTCCTCGCCTTCCTCGACAAGCGCTCCGACGCGGTGCCGGTTGTGGTCCTCGACCCCGTCATGGTGTCCACCGCCGGTTCCCGGCTGCTGGCCGAGGACGCCGTCGAGCCGATGCGCCAACTCCTGCCGTACGTCTCCCTCATCACGCCGAACGTCCCCGAGGCCGCCGTGCTGCTCGACGCCGACCCCGCCGAAGACCTCGACACCATGCGCGCCCAGGCCATCGCGCTCCGGGAGCTGGGCGCCGCGCGGGTGCTGGTCAAGGGGGGCCACCTCGGCGGCGACGCACACGCCACCGACCTGTGGCTCGACGACGCGGGCGAGCAGCTGCTGACCGGCCCGCGGGTAGCCACGGTCAACACCCACGGCACCGGGTGCGCCCTGTCCTCCGCGATCGCCGCACTCGCCCCGCGCACCGGGTCCCTGCTAGAGGCCACCCGCCAGGCCAAGACTTGGCTCACCGGCACCCTGCGGGCCGCCGACGCGCTCCACATCGGCCACGGACCCGGCCCCGTGCACCACTGCCACGACATCTGGAAAGACGAGAACGACTGGAAGGACAGCGACCGATGA
- a CDS encoding lipid II flippase MurJ translates to MSSPHRPTPARPVSARPASARPHPPRPAPLGRQVRRAAGLILVVTVLARIVGFLRYLVFGASVGGGDVGTAYASANLVPNVLFEVAAGGALAALVVPLVAGVIENPDRRVAAIDDADGAPDVAGGDGASARAAREASHLVSVILCWSLLITGTLTVALVLAADPLAELILRGGGRGEIELAARLLRVFALQLPLYAVAIVLGAFLQARRRFLWPALAPLLSSLVVIVSYRVYALLAPTVATVATVDRAAEAVLAWGTTAGVLAMALPLIAPAYRAGLRLRPAWRLRRVVARRALALAGAGFGAVGAQQLALAAILALAMRAGGTGTLPVFQYAQAVYLLPFAVLVAPLVTSVFPQLSEQRLVGDDLAFAATAASSLRTVAALAAPGGAGLLAAGPALEAFFQVVDRAAVQGVGAAVGGFALGLLAYAISTQCTRILSAALRARDALLVGSAGWLTATGLILALTLTSPTRRAAEAATAFALCIALGQVVSAALGLGRVSDLVRPSGQGRRLGLTVATAALAVLIGGIPGLILGRLGAAGQPGPLALVLLGFGCGMIGALLALAVVAIPEHRLLRVLLHRARVRSLRRVRRGRQASASNDGAAA, encoded by the coding sequence ATGAGCAGCCCCCACCGCCCCACACCGGCCCGGCCGGTCTCGGCGCGGCCCGCCTCGGCGCGTCCCCACCCCCCGCGGCCCGCACCGCTGGGCCGGCAGGTGCGGCGCGCCGCCGGGCTGATCCTCGTGGTCACGGTCCTGGCTCGGATCGTCGGGTTCCTGCGTTATCTGGTGTTCGGAGCGAGCGTCGGCGGTGGCGATGTGGGCACCGCCTACGCCAGCGCGAACCTGGTGCCGAACGTGCTGTTCGAGGTCGCCGCGGGCGGGGCCCTGGCGGCTCTGGTGGTGCCCCTGGTCGCGGGGGTGATCGAGAACCCGGATCGGCGGGTCGCCGCGATCGACGACGCCGACGGGGCTCCGGATGTCGCCGGCGGTGACGGCGCATCCGCCCGCGCCGCCCGGGAGGCCTCCCACCTCGTCTCCGTGATCCTGTGCTGGTCGCTCCTCATCACCGGAACCCTCACGGTCGCGCTGGTCCTGGCCGCCGACCCCCTGGCCGAGCTGATTCTGCGCGGTGGCGGTCGCGGCGAGATCGAGCTCGCCGCCCGGTTGCTGCGGGTGTTCGCCCTGCAGCTGCCCCTGTACGCCGTGGCGATCGTGCTGGGAGCGTTCCTGCAGGCCCGCCGACGCTTCCTGTGGCCGGCCCTGGCGCCGCTGCTGTCCAGCCTGGTGGTGATCGTCTCCTATCGGGTGTATGCGCTGCTGGCACCGACGGTCGCGACCGTCGCGACCGTCGATCGCGCTGCGGAGGCCGTGCTCGCCTGGGGCACCACCGCCGGGGTGCTCGCCATGGCGCTGCCGCTGATCGCCCCCGCATACCGGGCGGGACTGCGCCTGCGACCGGCCTGGCGACTGCGCCGCGTCGTCGCCCGCCGCGCCCTGGCCCTCGCCGGTGCCGGATTCGGAGCGGTCGGCGCCCAGCAGCTCGCCCTCGCCGCCATCCTCGCGCTCGCGATGCGTGCCGGCGGCACCGGCACCCTGCCGGTGTTCCAGTACGCCCAGGCGGTGTACCTGCTGCCCTTCGCGGTACTCGTCGCGCCACTGGTCACGAGCGTGTTCCCGCAGCTGTCCGAGCAGCGTCTGGTGGGTGACGACCTCGCGTTCGCCGCCACCGCCGCCTCCAGTCTGCGCACTGTCGCGGCGCTCGCGGCGCCGGGAGGGGCCGGTCTGCTCGCCGCCGGGCCCGCCCTGGAGGCGTTCTTCCAGGTCGTGGACCGTGCGGCCGTGCAGGGTGTCGGTGCCGCCGTCGGGGGCTTCGCGCTCGGGCTGCTGGCGTACGCCATCTCCACCCAGTGCACCCGCATCCTCTCTGCGGCGCTGCGCGCCCGCGACGCCCTCCTCGTCGGCTCCGCGGGATGGCTCACCGCCACCGGACTGATCCTCGCGCTGACCCTCACCTCGCCGACGCGCCGTGCCGCCGAGGCCGCGACCGCCTTCGCCCTGTGCATCGCCCTCGGGCAGGTGGTCTCCGCGGCGCTCGGTCTCGGACGGGTCTCCGATCTGGTACGCCCCAGCGGTCAGGGACGACGTCTCGGCCTGACCGTCGCGACCGCGGCGCTCGCCGTGCTGATCGGCGGCATCCCCGGTCTGATCCTCGGACGGCTCGGCGCCGCCGGCCAGCCCGGCCCGCTGGCGCTGGTCCTGCTGGGGTTCGGTTGCGGCATGATCGGCGCGCTGCTGGCGCTCGCCGTCGTCGCGATCCCCGAACATCGCCTGCTGCGGGTCCTCCTGCACCGGGCCCGCGTCCGGTCGCTTCGCAGGGTGCGCCGCGGCCGCCAGGCATCCGCCTCGAATGATGGAGCAGCGGCATGA